From Ailuropoda melanoleuca isolate Jingjing chromosome 8, ASM200744v2, whole genome shotgun sequence, a single genomic window includes:
- the LOC117803533 gene encoding microtubule-associated proteins 1A/1B light chain 3C-like, whose protein sequence is MENPFFLSDPANRAPSLVPAPERCALRLSRGGGECSPGDRFLPPLDRTTFLVPRELTATQKLHILLSRLVLGATEAFYLLVNNRSLVSMSVTMAEVYRDYRDEDGFVYVTYASQEMFGCSGSGRTPPSSPGRVKNPSSDAWRDGPPPGCEWRAAQ, encoded by the exons ATGGAGAATCCTTTCTTCTTGAGCG ACCCTGCGAACAGGGCGCCTTCTTTGGTACCTGCTCCTGAGAGATGCGCGTTGAGACTGTCGAGAGGCGGTGGGGAGTGCTCCCCTGGGGACAGGTTCCTGCCTCCGCTGGACAGGACCACGTTCCTGGTCCCACGGGAGCTGACCGCGACCCA AAAACTCCACATTCTCTT gagCCGCCTGGTCCTTGGGGCCACTGAAGCCTTTTATCTGCTGGTGAACAACAGGAGCCTGGTCAGCATGAGTGTGACCATGGCAGAAGTCTACAGGGACTACAGGGACGAGGACGGCTTCGTGTACGTGACCTACGCCTCCCAGGAGATGTTCGGCTGCTCGGGGTCAGGGCGGACCCCGCCATCCTCTCCAGGGCGAGTCAAGAACCCGTCCTCTGATGCGTGGAGGGACGGCCCGCCTCCCGGGTGTGAGTGGCGGGCGGCCCAGTGA